One genomic segment of Stenotrophomonas sp. 704A1 includes these proteins:
- a CDS encoding efflux RND transporter permease subunit → MKLSDVSIQRPVFAVVMSLLLLVLGVMSFTRLTLRELPAIDPPIVSVSVDYTGASAAVIESRITQVLEDALAGIEGIDTINARSTNGRSQVSIEFTSNRDIEAAANDVRDAVSRVADRMPEEARPPEIAKVESDADPIIWFNMVSSTMDTLELSDYADRYVVDRFSSLDGVAQVRIGGRQRYAMRIWLDRDQLAARGLTTGDVETALRNENVELPAGRIESTDRDFTLRVERNYIKPEDFATIPLGKGRDGYVVRMGDVAKIELASAERRAYYRSNGEPGIGLGIVKTSTANSLDVARTARAEAERVALTLPKGTQIFVAFDNTTFIEAAVDRVYATLVEAMILVLAVIWLFLGSFRAALIPAVTVPVCLVAAFIALYAFDFSINLLTLLALVLCIGLVVDDAIVVVENVQRRIDLGEPPLVASKRGTAQVAFAVIATTAVLVAVFLPVGFLEGNTGRLFRELAVALAAAVALSAFVALTLTPMMASKLLKPHTGQAPRGLHGVVNRNLDRLAGAYGRVLERHVDRTWIYLLVMVAALAASWGLLKLLPSELAPAEDRGSFQIMIDGPEGAGYDYTVQQVQQVEALLAPHVGPDKPIVRANPRVPGGWGASEEMHTGRVSIFLQPWRQRSEGTPEVADELQKELDTMRGVRVRTQVGGGLVRSGGQPFQIVLGGPEYAEIAQWRDRILLRMADNPGLVGPDSDYKETRPQMRVNIDRQRAADLGVPVTAIGSALETMMGSRRVTTFVDNGEEYDVLVQAGRDGRASPADLAAIRVRATSGELVPLSNLVTLSEVAEAGTLNRFNRLRSITISAGLAPGYPLGEAIAWAQDVAREELPQYAQVNWKGESREYQSAGGAVLLTFAMALLVVYLVLAAQFESFIHPLTIMLTVPLGVLGALVGLWVSGGTVNLFSQIGIVMLVGLAAKNGILIVEFANQLRDDGRSVRTAIIESAMVRLRPILMTSIATVVGAIPLVAAGGPGSASRGTIGIVIIFGVTLSTFLSLFVVPAFYARLAPYTRSPEAVKRELETQEAASPSVGGHA, encoded by the coding sequence ATGAAGCTGTCCGACGTCTCCATCCAGCGGCCGGTGTTTGCCGTGGTGATGAGCCTGCTGCTGCTGGTGCTGGGCGTGATGTCGTTCACCCGCCTGACCCTGCGCGAGCTGCCGGCCATCGATCCGCCGATCGTCTCGGTGTCGGTGGACTACACCGGCGCCTCGGCGGCGGTCATCGAAAGCCGCATCACCCAGGTGCTGGAAGACGCGCTGGCCGGCATCGAAGGCATCGATACGATCAACGCGCGCAGCACCAATGGACGCTCGCAGGTCAGCATCGAGTTCACCTCCAACCGCGATATCGAAGCGGCGGCCAACGACGTGCGCGATGCGGTCAGCCGCGTTGCCGACCGCATGCCGGAAGAGGCGCGGCCGCCGGAAATCGCCAAGGTCGAAAGCGATGCCGACCCGATCATCTGGTTCAACATGGTGTCTTCGACCATGGACACGCTGGAGCTGAGCGACTACGCCGACCGCTATGTGGTCGATCGCTTCTCCAGCCTCGATGGCGTGGCCCAGGTCCGCATCGGCGGCCGCCAGCGCTACGCGATGCGGATCTGGCTGGACCGCGACCAGCTGGCCGCGCGCGGGCTGACCACCGGTGATGTGGAAACCGCGCTGCGCAACGAGAACGTGGAGCTGCCGGCAGGCCGCATCGAATCGACCGACCGCGATTTCACCCTGCGCGTGGAGCGCAACTACATCAAGCCCGAGGACTTCGCGACCATCCCGCTGGGCAAGGGCCGCGACGGCTACGTGGTGCGCATGGGCGACGTGGCGAAGATCGAGCTGGCCTCGGCCGAGCGCCGCGCGTACTACCGCAGCAACGGCGAGCCGGGCATCGGCCTGGGCATCGTCAAGACCTCCACCGCCAACTCGCTGGACGTGGCGCGCACCGCGCGCGCTGAAGCCGAGCGGGTGGCGCTGACCCTGCCCAAGGGCACGCAGATCTTCGTGGCCTTCGACAACACCACCTTCATCGAAGCCGCGGTGGACCGCGTCTACGCCACCCTGGTGGAGGCGATGATCCTGGTGCTGGCGGTGATCTGGCTGTTCCTCGGCAGCTTCCGCGCCGCGCTGATTCCGGCGGTGACGGTGCCGGTCTGCCTGGTCGCCGCGTTCATCGCGCTGTATGCCTTCGACTTCTCGATCAACCTGCTGACCCTGCTTGCCCTGGTGCTGTGCATCGGCCTGGTGGTGGACGATGCGATCGTGGTGGTGGAGAACGTGCAGCGCCGCATCGATCTGGGCGAGCCGCCGCTGGTGGCCTCCAAGCGCGGTACCGCGCAGGTGGCGTTCGCGGTGATCGCCACCACCGCCGTGCTGGTGGCGGTGTTCCTGCCGGTCGGTTTCCTGGAAGGCAACACCGGGCGGCTGTTCCGCGAGCTGGCCGTGGCGCTGGCGGCGGCGGTGGCGCTGTCGGCCTTCGTGGCGCTGACGCTGACACCGATGATGGCCTCCAAGCTGCTCAAGCCGCATACCGGGCAGGCGCCGCGCGGGCTGCACGGCGTGGTCAACCGCAACCTGGACCGCCTGGCCGGCGCCTATGGTCGCGTGCTGGAACGCCATGTCGACCGCACCTGGATCTACCTGCTGGTGATGGTCGCTGCGCTGGCCGCCAGCTGGGGCCTGCTGAAGCTGCTGCCGTCCGAGCTGGCCCCGGCCGAGGACCGGGGCTCGTTCCAGATCATGATCGACGGCCCCGAAGGCGCCGGCTACGACTACACCGTGCAGCAGGTGCAGCAGGTGGAGGCGCTGCTGGCGCCGCATGTCGGCCCGGACAAACCGATCGTGCGCGCCAATCCCCGCGTGCCGGGGGGTTGGGGCGCCAGCGAGGAAATGCACACCGGCCGGGTCAGCATCTTCCTGCAGCCGTGGCGCCAGCGCAGTGAAGGCACGCCGGAAGTGGCCGACGAGCTGCAGAAGGAACTGGACACCATGCGCGGCGTGCGCGTGCGCACCCAGGTCGGGGGCGGCCTGGTGCGCAGCGGCGGCCAGCCGTTCCAGATCGTGCTGGGCGGGCCGGAATATGCCGAGATCGCGCAGTGGCGTGACCGCATCCTGCTGCGCATGGCCGACAACCCGGGCCTGGTCGGTCCGGATTCGGACTACAAGGAAACCCGGCCGCAGATGCGGGTGAACATCGACCGCCAGCGCGCGGCCGACCTCGGCGTGCCGGTCACCGCGATCGGTTCGGCGCTGGAAACCATGATGGGCTCGCGCCGGGTCACCACCTTCGTCGACAACGGCGAGGAGTACGACGTGCTGGTCCAGGCCGGCCGCGATGGCCGCGCCAGCCCGGCCGATCTCGCCGCGATCCGCGTGCGTGCGACCTCCGGCGAACTGGTACCGCTGTCCAACCTGGTCACGCTGAGTGAAGTGGCCGAGGCCGGCACGCTCAACCGCTTCAACCGGCTGCGCTCGATCACCATCAGCGCGGGCCTGGCGCCGGGCTACCCACTGGGCGAGGCCATCGCCTGGGCGCAGGACGTCGCTCGCGAGGAACTGCCGCAGTACGCACAGGTGAACTGGAAGGGCGAATCGCGTGAGTACCAGAGCGCCGGTGGCGCGGTGCTGCTGACCTTCGCCATGGCCCTGCTGGTGGTGTATCTGGTGCTGGCCGCGCAGTTCGAGAGCTTCATCCATCCGCTGACCATCATGCTGACCGTGCCGCTGGGCGTGCTCGGCGCACTGGTCGGGCTGTGGGTCAGCGGTGGCACGGTTAACCTGTTCAGCCAGATCGGCATCGTCATGCTGGTCGGCCTCGCGGCGAAGAACGGCATCCTCATCGTCGAATTCGCCAACCAGCTGCGCGACGACGGTCGCAGCGTGCGCACGGCGATCATCGAATCGGCGATGGTGCGCCTGCGCCCGATCCTGATGACCTCCATCGCCACCGTGGTCGGTGCGATCCCGCTGGTCGCGGCCGGGGGCCCGGGCTCGGCCAGCCGTGGCACCATCGGCATCGTGATCATCTTCGGCGTCACCCTGTCCACGTTCCTGTCGCTGTTCGTGGTGCCGGCGTTCTACGCGCGGCTGGCCCCGTACACCCGTTCGCCGGAAGCGGTGAAGCGCGAACTGGAGACCCAGGAGGCGGCGTCGCCGTCGGTGGGTGGCCATGCCTGA
- a CDS encoding efflux RND transporter periplasmic adaptor subunit, which translates to MLARLASTLALGLSLAALAGCAGKQEAAARRQGEAVPVTAQVVQSLPWNDTLQALGTAKARESISVTAKVSEIVERVHFESGQQVAAGAPIVTLRGQAQEAALVQAQATFREADQLYRRQRELAAQRLVSSATLDTQKSIRDAAEARVAQMQSDIGDRRVRAPFAGVLGIRQVSPGTLLTPTTVIATLDDIERMHVDFQVPEVELAALSTGDAVQASSVAWPGRTFEGVVSTIDARIDPATRAVTVRADFANADHALRPGMLLDVRLFHPERPALVIPEIAVVQVGRDTFVYRIKADDTVERVDVATGARRAGVVEIRQGLQAGQRIVVDGTGKLRAGLKVAAQDAAPVTGAQPADAPAPVAAEGHGG; encoded by the coding sequence ATGTTGGCTCGTCTTGCTTCGACCCTGGCCCTTGGCCTCAGCCTGGCCGCCCTGGCCGGGTGTGCAGGCAAACAGGAGGCCGCCGCGCGTCGGCAGGGCGAAGCGGTGCCGGTCACCGCGCAGGTCGTGCAGTCCCTGCCGTGGAACGACACGCTGCAGGCACTGGGTACGGCCAAGGCGCGCGAGTCGATCAGCGTGACCGCCAAGGTCAGTGAGATCGTGGAGCGGGTGCATTTCGAAAGTGGCCAGCAGGTGGCCGCCGGCGCACCGATCGTGACCCTGCGCGGGCAGGCCCAGGAAGCGGCGCTGGTGCAGGCGCAGGCGACCTTCCGCGAAGCCGATCAGCTGTACCGGCGCCAGCGCGAGCTGGCCGCACAACGGCTGGTGTCCAGCGCCACGCTGGATACCCAGAAATCGATCCGCGACGCCGCCGAGGCACGCGTTGCCCAGATGCAGTCGGACATCGGCGATCGCCGCGTCCGCGCCCCCTTCGCCGGCGTGCTCGGCATCCGCCAGGTCAGCCCCGGAACGCTGCTGACGCCGACCACGGTGATCGCCACGCTGGATGACATCGAACGCATGCATGTCGACTTCCAGGTGCCGGAAGTCGAACTGGCTGCGCTTTCCACCGGCGATGCGGTGCAGGCCAGCAGCGTGGCCTGGCCCGGACGTACCTTCGAGGGCGTGGTCAGCACCATCGACGCACGCATCGATCCGGCCACCCGCGCGGTGACCGTGCGCGCCGATTTCGCCAATGCCGACCACGCCCTGCGCCCGGGCATGCTGCTGGACGTGCGCCTGTTCCACCCCGAGCGCCCGGCGCTGGTGATTCCGGAAATCGCGGTGGTGCAGGTAGGCCGCGATACCTTCGTTTACCGCATCAAGGCCGATGACACTGTCGAGCGCGTCGACGTGGCCACCGGCGCACGCCGCGCCGGTGTGGTCGAGATCAGGCAGGGCCTGCAAGCGGGCCAGCGCATCGTGGTCGATGGCACCGGCAAGCTGCGTGCCGGGCTGAAGGTGGCCGCGCAGGACGCGGCCCCGGTCACGGGGGCCCAGCCGGCGGATGCACCGGCGCCGGTTGCCGCGGAGGGCCACGGCGGATGA